Proteins encoded in a region of the Candidatus Methylomirabilota bacterium genome:
- a CDS encoding ABC transporter permease has product MSVYVLRRLLLFLPTLLGASILIFVLLRLVPGDIAEILVYQTGSESSAVQQRQIQQIRQELGLDRPIVSQYLDWIAGAVRGDFGQSYLQRRPVVDILKERFPRSMELALLTLVIAMVWAVPLGVVSAVRQNRPLDYLARLVSLSGLSLPLFFTGALILYGLVRFFRWLPPLEFVSFTESPIENLKQLIWPALAQAYYISAPITRLTRSQMLEVVRQDYVRTARAKGLAERAVVYRHALRNSLLPVITFIGWWGGRLLGGLVIMEIIFVVPGMGSALIQAVSQRDYPTVQAMVFVMALVFLIVNLVVDLLYAWLDPRIRYA; this is encoded by the coding sequence GTGTCGGTCTACGTCCTGCGCCGGCTCCTCCTCTTCCTGCCCACGCTGCTGGGCGCCTCGATCCTGATCTTCGTCCTGCTGCGGCTCGTGCCCGGCGACATCGCGGAGATCCTCGTCTACCAGACCGGCTCGGAGTCGAGCGCGGTGCAGCAGCGGCAGATCCAGCAGATCCGCCAGGAGCTGGGGCTGGACCGCCCGATCGTCAGCCAGTATCTGGACTGGATCGCGGGGGCGGTGCGGGGCGACTTCGGGCAGTCCTACCTGCAGCGCCGGCCGGTCGTCGACATCTTGAAGGAGCGGTTCCCGCGCTCGATGGAGCTCGCGCTGCTGACCCTGGTGATCGCGATGGTGTGGGCGGTGCCGCTCGGGGTGGTCTCGGCGGTGCGGCAGAACCGGCCGCTCGACTACCTGGCGCGGCTGGTCAGCCTGAGCGGGCTGAGCTTGCCCCTCTTCTTCACGGGGGCGCTGATCCTGTACGGCCTCGTGCGCTTCTTTCGCTGGCTGCCGCCACTCGAGTTCGTCTCGTTCACCGAGAGCCCGATCGAGAACCTCAAGCAGCTCATCTGGCCCGCCCTGGCCCAGGCCTACTACATCAGCGCGCCGATCACGCGCCTCACTCGATCGCAGATGCTCGAGGTGGTGCGCCAGGACTACGTGCGCACCGCGCGGGCCAAAGGGCTGGCCGAGCGCGCGGTGGTCTATCGGCACGCCCTGCGCAACTCGCTGCTGCCGGTGATCACGTTCATCGGATGGTGGGGCGGCCGGCTCCTGGGCGGGCTCGTGATCATGGAGATCATCTTCGTGGTTCCCGGGATGGGCAGCGCCCTCATCCAGGCGGTCAGCCAGCGCGACTACCCGACCGTGCAGGCCATGGTCTTCGTGATGGCGCTGGTGTTCCTCATCGTGAACCTGGTGGTGGACCTCCTCTACGCGTGGCTCGACCCGCGCATCCGGTACGCGTGA
- a CDS encoding LLM class flavin-dependent oxidoreductase, translating to MRVGVMIEGQEGLTWERWLRLIDAAEDMGYESLCRSDHLTSLAGDSKRPSLETWTSLTLVAVRTRRIRFGPMVSPVTFYQPALLAKMAVSLDTLSNGRMDLGIGGGWNEPEHATFGIPLPPVKERLDRLEAAARYIRALGVGEPVTLDQPYYGLRKAENYPLPTYGRLRVVVGGRGEKRTLRIAAEFADEWNVTRVDPDGFRQKREVLAQHCAAVRRDPETIARSLMIPLAIGRDRPDVARRIAAARAIFPQVPADDEAWRKASFLAGTPGEVVESLEQWEAAGVQRVLLQMLDQEDLAALELFARHVLPHVK from the coding sequence ATGCGCGTCGGCGTCATGATCGAGGGGCAGGAAGGGCTCACCTGGGAGCGCTGGCTCCGGCTGATCGACGCGGCCGAGGACATGGGCTACGAGTCGCTCTGCCGATCGGATCACCTCACGAGCCTCGCGGGCGATTCGAAGCGTCCCTCGCTCGAGACGTGGACGTCGCTGACGCTGGTGGCGGTGCGCACCCGACGCATCCGCTTCGGTCCGATGGTCTCGCCGGTCACGTTCTACCAGCCCGCGCTGCTCGCCAAGATGGCGGTGTCGCTCGACACCCTGTCCAACGGCCGCATGGACCTGGGCATCGGCGGAGGCTGGAACGAGCCCGAGCACGCGACCTTCGGCATTCCGCTGCCCCCGGTGAAGGAGCGGCTCGATCGACTGGAGGCGGCCGCGCGTTACATCCGCGCGCTCGGGGTGGGCGAGCCGGTCACCCTCGACCAGCCCTACTACGGCCTGCGCAAGGCCGAGAACTATCCCCTGCCCACCTACGGCCGGCTGCGCGTGGTGGTCGGCGGACGCGGCGAGAAGCGGACCCTGCGCATCGCGGCCGAGTTCGCGGACGAGTGGAACGTCACGCGGGTGGACCCGGACGGCTTCCGCCAGAAGCGCGAGGTGCTGGCCCAGCATTGCGCGGCGGTGCGCCGAGACCCCGAGACCATCGCCCGCTCGCTGATGATCCCGCTCGCGATCGGGCGCGATCGGCCGGACGTGGCCCGCCGCATCGCGGCCGCGCGGGCCATCTTCCCCCAGGTGCCCGCCGACGACGAGGCGTGGCGCAAGGCGAGCTTCCTGGCCGGCACCCCCGGCGAGGTGGTGGAGAGCCTCGAGCAGTGGGAGGCGGCCGGGGTGCAGCGCGTGCTCCTGCAGATGCTCGACCAGGAGGACCTGGCCGCGCTGGAGCTGTTCGCCCGTCACGTGCTGCCGCACGTCAAGTAG
- a CDS encoding HAD-IIA family hydrolase, whose protein sequence is MSPTRRSLREMRGFVFDLDGCVWTGEVLMPGAAETLGHIRQQGKSLCFLTNNSRARARTMQGKLARLGVEAKEAEVLTPLEILGEVVAQRWGRCPVLAIGGPELAEVLREAGHTVVPIGAAGEATVVVVGNDFDFTYERLTAAARAVAGGAVFVTPNIDARLPLEDGQFLPGCGAIVEAVATAAGARPIVIGKPEPPLFELALQRMGLSVDEAAMVGDSVDSDVRGARRVGMTAVLFAPKGGPDGVAHYVVKSMAQLRRLLG, encoded by the coding sequence ATGAGCCCGACCCGCCGATCCCTGCGCGAGATGCGTGGCTTCGTGTTCGACCTGGACGGCTGCGTCTGGACGGGCGAGGTTCTGATGCCCGGCGCCGCCGAGACCCTCGGCCACATCCGCCAGCAGGGCAAGAGCCTGTGCTTTCTCACCAACAACTCGCGGGCCCGCGCCCGAACCATGCAGGGCAAGCTCGCGCGCCTGGGCGTCGAGGCTAAGGAGGCCGAGGTCCTCACCCCGCTCGAGATCCTGGGCGAGGTCGTGGCCCAGCGATGGGGCCGCTGCCCGGTGCTGGCCATCGGCGGCCCCGAGCTGGCGGAGGTGCTGCGGGAGGCCGGCCACACCGTGGTGCCGATCGGGGCCGCCGGGGAGGCGACGGTGGTCGTGGTCGGCAACGACTTCGACTTCACCTACGAGCGCCTGACCGCGGCCGCGCGGGCGGTGGCCGGCGGCGCGGTGTTCGTCACCCCGAACATCGATGCGCGGCTGCCCCTGGAGGACGGACAGTTCCTGCCGGGCTGCGGCGCCATCGTGGAGGCCGTCGCCACCGCCGCCGGGGCGCGCCCGATCGTCATCGGCAAGCCGGAGCCTCCGCTCTTCGAGCTGGCGCTGCAGCGCATGGGGCTGTCCGTGGACGAGGCGGCGATGGTGGGCGACAGCGTGGATTCCGATGTGCGCGGCGCCCGCCGCGTCGGCATGACCGCGGTCCTGTTCGCTCCGAAGGGCGGACCCGACGGGGTGGCGCACTACGTGGTGAAGTCCATGGCGCAGCTCCGCCGCCTGCTCGGCTGA
- the pepE gene encoding dipeptidase PepE gives MRVLLHSGGPLGPVGRAALAEFVGPRRRIAFVTAASLHDETVYFERIRAALEPAPPEGAGLDLVHLRWNDEPLATLADVEALFMGGGNTYALLQRLRAAGLLEAIRARVAAGMPYMGASAGSNVAGPTILTTNDWNVVGLDRFDALGLVGFNINPHYQATDPAMAPFSETRDDRIREYHVVNGNPVLGLEEGAWVVAADGAVTAHGTARVKLFRPAADPVWYRAGDRLPVT, from the coding sequence ATGCGCGTCCTGCTGCACTCGGGCGGGCCGCTCGGCCCGGTCGGCCGCGCCGCGCTGGCCGAGTTCGTGGGCCCGCGTCGGCGCATCGCCTTCGTCACCGCGGCGAGCCTCCACGACGAGACCGTCTACTTCGAGCGCATCCGGGCCGCGCTCGAGCCCGCCCCGCCCGAGGGCGCGGGGCTGGACCTCGTCCACCTGCGCTGGAACGACGAGCCGCTCGCGACCCTGGCCGACGTGGAGGCGCTCTTCATGGGCGGCGGGAACACCTACGCGCTGCTGCAGCGGCTGCGCGCCGCGGGCTTGCTCGAGGCGATCCGGGCGCGCGTGGCCGCGGGGATGCCGTACATGGGCGCGAGCGCCGGCTCCAACGTCGCGGGGCCGACGATCCTCACGACCAACGACTGGAACGTGGTGGGGCTCGATCGGTTCGACGCGCTCGGGCTGGTGGGCTTCAACATCAATCCCCACTACCAGGCGACCGATCCCGCGATGGCGCCGTTCAGCGAGACGCGCGACGACCGCATCCGGGAGTATCACGTGGTCAACGGCAATCCGGTGCTGGGCCTGGAGGAAGGGGCGTGGGTGGTGGCGGCCGACGGGGCGGTGACCGCGCACGGTACCGCGCGGGTGAAGCTGTTCCGGCCGGCCGCCGACCCGGTGTGGTACCGGGCCGGCGACCGTCTTCCCGTCACCTAG
- a CDS encoding ABC transporter permease has product MRGAVARFVVTQPLGAAGAVVVLVLIAVAVLAPVLAPHGPKETGFAPYVAPSREFPMGTDQVGRDMLSRVIWGARLSLYVGVASVLFGITLGAVWGAVTGYVGGAADIGSQRVVDCLMALPPIILALSLMAALGQSVNNVILALVILLTPTAARTIRSVALGIAATPFIEAAEAAGASRARIVCRHLIPNCLASYIVLVTTNISYAIVVEASLSFIGAGAPPDEPSWGGMLAAGIQALETAPWMVFFPGLAISLAVFGLNLLGDSIRDLTDPRLRGGLG; this is encoded by the coding sequence GTGAGGGGCGCGGTCGCGCGCTTCGTCGTGACCCAGCCGCTCGGAGCGGCGGGCGCGGTGGTGGTGCTCGTGTTGATCGCGGTGGCGGTGCTCGCGCCGGTGCTCGCTCCCCACGGGCCGAAGGAGACCGGCTTCGCGCCCTACGTCGCGCCGAGCCGCGAGTTTCCGATGGGCACGGATCAGGTGGGCCGCGACATGCTGAGCCGCGTGATCTGGGGCGCGCGCCTCTCGCTCTACGTCGGCGTGGCCTCGGTGCTCTTCGGCATCACGCTGGGCGCGGTGTGGGGCGCGGTGACCGGGTACGTGGGCGGCGCCGCCGACATCGGCAGCCAGCGAGTGGTGGACTGTCTCATGGCCCTGCCGCCGATCATCCTGGCCCTGTCGCTGATGGCGGCCCTCGGCCAGTCGGTCAACAACGTCATCCTCGCCCTGGTGATCCTGCTCACCCCGACCGCGGCGCGGACGATCCGTTCGGTCGCGCTCGGGATCGCGGCCACCCCGTTCATCGAGGCCGCCGAGGCGGCCGGCGCCTCGCGCGCACGCATCGTGTGCCGGCACCTGATCCCGAACTGTCTGGCCAGCTACATCGTGCTCGTCACCACCAACATCTCGTACGCCATCGTGGTGGAGGCCTCGCTGAGCTTCATCGGCGCGGGCGCGCCGCCCGACGAGCCGTCGTGGGGCGGCATGCTGGCGGCCGGTATCCAGGCGCTGGAAACCGCGCCCTGGATGGTATTCTTCCCCGGACTGGCCATCAGCCTGGCCGTGTTCGGCCTCAACCTGCTGGGCGATTCGATCCGCGACCTGACGGACCCGCGTCTCCGCGGCGGGCTGGGATAG
- a CDS encoding tetratricopeptide repeat protein, with product MTSEFAFCLESGDRALREGRYADAEHALTAALALEPRSVKAHFKLGLVLERVGQWARAEAAFRAAVRWKRDHAVAWLRLAAACRRQGKGAEEEQAAREATRLAPTSAEAHHALAVTLLRLGRADEAVPVFEDAIRLAPSSAVARRGLGEALAIQGRHAEAAAAFGEVVRLDPHSLRAHLHRALALRRQRRWSEAALEYRAASALRPREPAFHGRLGMMLERQRRYREAVAAYSRAARLDAIGARWRARLGRVLERQGRYGDAEAVLLEAVRREPALIDAHLGLAMIYRRQGKWSEEARVYERAIQIRPDDAYLHADLGLALEAQGLLGAAEGEFRRAVALDPANADLHVELGIAMGRQGRHLEAEAALREAVRLNPHDVVARSNLALGLGRQGRHAESETAYRQALELKPDGAPLHRGLGMALYSQGKRAAAEDAFREAVGLKPDYARAWGDLGELLTETGRLDEAVAAFREAILVKPQRIASHRGLGTVLLLQEAYEEAEAAFREGLAVRPDDSQCHFGLWTALERQGKTPDAEAAYRAAIEVNPDLVDAHSRLGDLLARQGRWREAEAAYREALLRQPEDARARLALGAVLRRRGGMGR from the coding sequence GTGACCTCCGAGTTCGCGTTCTGCCTCGAGAGCGGCGACCGCGCGCTCCGGGAAGGGCGCTACGCGGACGCCGAGCACGCGCTGACCGCGGCGCTGGCGCTGGAGCCTCGCAGCGTGAAGGCCCACTTCAAGCTCGGCCTGGTCCTCGAGCGCGTGGGCCAGTGGGCGAGGGCCGAGGCCGCCTTCCGGGCCGCGGTGCGCTGGAAGCGCGACCACGCGGTGGCGTGGCTCCGGCTGGCCGCGGCGTGCCGGCGGCAGGGCAAGGGCGCCGAGGAGGAGCAGGCGGCGCGCGAGGCGACGCGGCTGGCCCCGACCAGCGCGGAGGCCCATCACGCGCTCGCGGTGACCCTGCTCCGCCTCGGCCGCGCCGACGAGGCGGTGCCGGTGTTCGAGGACGCGATCCGTCTCGCCCCGTCGAGCGCGGTCGCGCGTCGTGGGCTCGGCGAAGCGCTCGCCATCCAGGGACGGCACGCCGAGGCGGCCGCCGCCTTCGGCGAGGTGGTGCGGCTCGACCCACACTCGCTCCGCGCGCATCTGCACCGGGCCCTCGCCCTGCGGCGGCAGCGGCGATGGAGCGAAGCGGCACTGGAGTACCGCGCGGCCTCGGCGCTCCGGCCCAGGGAGCCGGCCTTCCACGGGCGTCTCGGCATGATGCTCGAGCGCCAGCGCCGGTATCGCGAGGCGGTGGCCGCCTACTCGCGGGCCGCACGTCTCGACGCGATCGGGGCCCGATGGCGCGCGCGGCTCGGCCGCGTGCTGGAGCGCCAGGGCCGCTACGGCGACGCGGAGGCCGTCCTGCTGGAGGCGGTGCGGCGCGAGCCCGCGCTCATCGACGCGCATCTCGGGCTCGCGATGATCTACCGGCGACAAGGCAAGTGGTCGGAGGAGGCGCGGGTGTACGAGCGAGCGATCCAGATCCGGCCGGACGACGCGTACCTGCACGCCGACCTGGGCCTGGCCCTCGAGGCGCAGGGGCTGCTCGGCGCCGCCGAGGGCGAGTTCCGCCGCGCCGTCGCGCTGGACCCCGCCAACGCCGACCTGCACGTCGAGCTGGGTATCGCGATGGGCCGACAGGGCCGTCACCTCGAGGCGGAGGCCGCGCTGCGCGAAGCGGTGCGGCTCAATCCCCACGACGTGGTGGCGCGCTCCAACCTCGCGCTGGGCCTCGGGCGGCAGGGGCGCCACGCCGAGTCGGAGACGGCATATCGGCAGGCGCTCGAGCTGAAGCCCGACGGCGCGCCGCTGCACCGCGGGCTCGGCATGGCGCTCTACTCGCAAGGCAAGCGCGCGGCGGCCGAGGATGCCTTCCGCGAGGCGGTGGGGCTCAAGCCCGACTACGCGCGCGCGTGGGGCGACCTGGGCGAGTTGCTCACCGAGACGGGCCGCCTCGACGAGGCGGTCGCCGCGTTCCGCGAGGCCATCCTGGTGAAGCCCCAGCGCATCGCCTCGCACCGGGGCCTGGGCACCGTGCTCCTCCTGCAGGAGGCCTACGAGGAGGCCGAGGCCGCGTTCCGCGAGGGGCTCGCCGTCCGGCCGGACGACTCGCAGTGCCACTTCGGTCTCTGGACCGCGCTCGAGCGGCAGGGCAAGACGCCCGACGCCGAAGCGGCCTATCGCGCCGCGATCGAGGTCAACCCCGATCTCGTCGACGCCCACTCGCGACTCGGCGATCTGCTGGCCCGGCAGGGGAGATGGCGAGAGGCGGAAGCCGCGTACCGGGAGGCCTTGCTTCGGCAGCCGGAGGATGCGCGCGCGCGGCTCGCGCTCGGCGCGGTGCTGCGCCGGCGGGGCGGGATGGGGCGCTAG
- a CDS encoding TerC family protein: MGVFLTADGLLALATLSAMEIVLGIDNVVFIAILVGRLPEAQREVARRLGLILALGIRIGLLFTISWMMSLTEPLFTAFGGAVSGRDLILLGGGLFLIFKATWEVYEKVEADPHEQAAAAVRGVFVWVLLQILLLDIVFSLDSVITAVGMANDLSIMITAMVIAMLVMLASARTVSRFIDQHPSLKILALAFLLLIGVMLVAEGMGTHVNKGYIYFAMAFSLLVELLNMRYRRGRRPARARH; encoded by the coding sequence ATGGGGGTCTTCCTCACCGCCGACGGCCTGCTCGCACTCGCCACGCTGTCCGCCATGGAGATCGTCCTCGGCATCGACAACGTGGTGTTCATCGCGATCCTGGTCGGTCGTCTCCCCGAGGCCCAGCGCGAGGTCGCGAGGCGCCTCGGGCTGATCCTGGCCCTGGGCATCCGCATCGGGCTGCTCTTCACGATCTCGTGGATGATGAGCCTGACCGAGCCGCTCTTCACCGCGTTCGGCGGCGCGGTGTCCGGGCGCGATCTGATCCTGCTCGGCGGCGGCCTCTTCCTGATCTTCAAGGCCACCTGGGAGGTCTACGAGAAGGTCGAGGCGGATCCGCACGAGCAGGCCGCCGCGGCCGTCCGCGGCGTGTTCGTGTGGGTGCTCCTGCAGATCCTGCTCCTCGACATCGTGTTCTCGCTCGACTCGGTGATCACCGCGGTCGGGATGGCGAACGACCTGTCCATCATGATCACCGCGATGGTGATCGCGATGCTCGTCATGCTGGCCTCCGCGCGGACGGTCAGCCGCTTCATCGACCAGCATCCGAGCCTGAAGATCCTGGCCCTCGCGTTCCTGCTGCTGATCGGGGTGATGCTGGTGGCCGAGGGGATGGGCACCCACGTGAACAAGGGCTACATCTACTTCGCGATGGCCTTTTCGCTGCTGGTCGAGCTGCTGAACATGCGCTACCGGCGCGGCCGGCGGCCGGCGCGCGCGCGGCACTAG
- a CDS encoding AI-2E family transporter: MNARDDRFYSRVFALATAALLGGALFLIVRPFLEPTLWSMLLAFLLSPLHRILVRRARGRVALSAVGLTVATAIVLIAPAPLLSLAFASQARDLFGRVQALVAQAGISDPGDVFNIPIVTRAIDWAARRAPVSADQIQDWLMSGVQGLLQKMVLLSGSFVVGALNAMVGLAVTLFLLFFFLRDGDAIVRTAVGLIPLAPERRDHLVEHVGAVIRAVVFGSLLTALVQGVLVAAGFALVGLTSPLVFGALAAVGALIPLVGTPLVWVPAVAVLFLQGRWIAALFLAGWGVVVVSSADNVLRPLFISGRAQISTLPVFLGVLGGVSAFGPIGLVVGPVLVSLTLVLARLAVEARAGT; encoded by the coding sequence ATGAATGCGCGCGACGACCGGTTCTACTCGCGCGTGTTCGCGCTGGCGACCGCGGCGCTGCTCGGCGGCGCGTTGTTCCTCATCGTGCGGCCGTTCCTCGAGCCGACCCTCTGGTCGATGCTGCTGGCCTTCCTGCTCTCGCCGCTCCACCGGATCCTGGTTCGCCGCGCGCGCGGACGCGTCGCGCTCAGCGCGGTCGGCCTCACGGTCGCGACCGCGATCGTGCTGATCGCCCCCGCGCCGCTGCTGAGCCTGGCTTTCGCGAGCCAGGCCCGCGACCTGTTCGGCCGCGTCCAGGCCCTGGTGGCCCAGGCCGGGATCTCGGATCCGGGCGACGTGTTCAATATTCCGATCGTGACCCGGGCCATCGACTGGGCCGCCCGGAGGGCCCCGGTGAGCGCCGACCAGATCCAGGACTGGCTGATGAGCGGCGTGCAGGGCCTGCTGCAGAAGATGGTGCTCCTGAGCGGCTCGTTCGTGGTCGGGGCGCTCAACGCGATGGTGGGGCTGGCGGTCACGCTGTTCCTGCTCTTCTTCTTCCTGCGCGACGGTGACGCCATCGTGAGAACCGCGGTCGGGCTGATCCCGCTGGCCCCCGAGCGGCGCGACCACCTGGTGGAGCACGTGGGCGCGGTCATTCGCGCGGTGGTCTTCGGCTCCCTGCTGACCGCCCTCGTGCAGGGCGTGCTGGTAGCCGCCGGCTTCGCTCTGGTGGGCCTGACCTCGCCCCTGGTGTTCGGCGCGCTCGCCGCGGTCGGCGCGCTCATCCCGCTCGTCGGCACCCCGCTGGTGTGGGTGCCCGCCGTCGCGGTGCTGTTCCTGCAAGGGCGGTGGATCGCGGCTCTCTTCCTGGCCGGGTGGGGCGTGGTGGTGGTGTCGAGCGCCGACAACGTCCTCCGCCCACTCTTCATCTCCGGGCGCGCCCAGATCTCGACGCTCCCGGTGTTCCTGGGCGTGCTCGGCGGGGTCAGCGCGTTCGGCCCGATCGGGCTCGTGGTCGGGCCGGTGCTGGTCTCCCTGACCCTGGTGCTGGCCCGTCTCGCGGTGGAGGCGCGCGCGGGAACCTAG
- a CDS encoding nuclear transport factor 2 family protein: protein MSIVREFERAFNKQDVAALVACFTPDGSYHDTFFGGHAGGDQLRAMFERMFREGRDYRWTMETIVETETGAGAEWTFAYTVSDAIPRSAGRPVRFRGMSLFEKRDGKIAAYRESFDLGAALLQLGFSPEAMAKTIRRHRL, encoded by the coding sequence ATGAGCATCGTGCGCGAGTTCGAGCGGGCCTTCAACAAGCAGGACGTCGCGGCCCTGGTCGCGTGCTTCACGCCGGACGGGTCCTATCACGACACCTTCTTCGGCGGCCACGCGGGCGGCGATCAGCTGCGGGCGATGTTCGAGCGCATGTTCCGCGAGGGCCGCGACTACCGCTGGACCATGGAGACGATCGTGGAGACCGAGACCGGCGCGGGCGCGGAGTGGACGTTCGCCTACACGGTGAGCGACGCGATTCCCCGCAGCGCGGGCCGCCCGGTGCGCTTCCGCGGCATGAGCCTCTTCGAGAAGCGCGACGGCAAGATCGCCGCGTACCGCGAGTCCTTCGATCTGGGCGCGGCCTTGCTCCAGCTCGGCTTCAGCCCGGAGGCGATGGCCAAGACCATCCGCCGACACCGGCTGTGA
- a CDS encoding ATP-grasp domain-containing protein, with product MGHFQRLLLLIPTTTYRTEDFVEAARTLDVDLVIASDRPNVMSGEFPDHLLTLPFRDPAAAAREMRGYAARRPIDAVVPVDDATTVVASAIGEALGLRVNPLAAAQATRNKRVMRERLAGGGVPSPAFTLVSVDDDPRAAARRVAYPCVLKPLVLSASRGVIRADDEDAFVAAFARLAAILRAPDVADLGAGTDEILVESFVPGVEVALEGLLERGVLRALALFDKPDPLDGPFFEETIYVTPSRHPDPVQRAIVDVTARAARALGLSDGAVHAELRLRPTAGGVEPVVLEVAARSIGGLCGRTLRFGTGMSLEELILRAALDRPVTLFERQPAAAAVMMIPIPRGGVLEEVRGLDEARAVAAIEDLTISLHKGQEVVPLPEGSRYLGFIFSRAATPGQAEAALREAHRHLQFVIR from the coding sequence ATGGGGCACTTCCAGCGCTTGTTGCTCCTGATTCCCACCACCACGTATCGGACCGAGGACTTCGTCGAGGCGGCCCGGACGCTGGACGTCGATCTGGTGATCGCCTCCGATCGGCCCAACGTCATGTCGGGCGAGTTCCCGGATCATCTGCTCACGCTGCCCTTCCGCGATCCCGCCGCGGCGGCCCGGGAGATGCGCGGCTACGCGGCGCGCCGGCCCATCGACGCGGTGGTGCCGGTGGACGACGCGACCACCGTGGTCGCCTCCGCGATCGGCGAGGCGCTCGGCCTGCGGGTGAACCCGCTGGCCGCCGCGCAGGCCACGCGCAACAAGCGGGTGATGCGCGAGCGGCTGGCCGGAGGGGGGGTGCCGTCGCCCGCGTTCACGCTGGTCTCGGTGGACGACGATCCGCGCGCGGCGGCCCGTCGCGTCGCGTACCCGTGTGTGCTCAAGCCGCTGGTGCTCTCGGCGAGCCGCGGGGTGATCCGGGCCGACGACGAGGACGCGTTCGTGGCCGCCTTCGCGCGACTCGCGGCCATCCTGCGCGCGCCGGACGTGGCCGATCTGGGCGCGGGCACCGACGAGATCCTGGTCGAATCGTTCGTCCCCGGCGTCGAGGTCGCCCTCGAAGGATTGCTCGAGCGCGGCGTCCTTCGCGCCCTCGCGCTGTTCGACAAGCCGGATCCCCTCGACGGACCCTTCTTCGAGGAGACGATCTACGTGACCCCGTCCCGGCACCCCGACCCGGTCCAGCGCGCGATCGTGGACGTGACCGCGCGGGCCGCGCGCGCCCTCGGGCTCTCCGACGGCGCGGTGCACGCCGAGCTGCGCCTGCGGCCGACCGCGGGCGGGGTCGAGCCGGTGGTGCTGGAGGTCGCGGCGCGCTCGATCGGCGGGCTGTGCGGGCGGACGCTCCGCTTCGGCACCGGCATGTCGCTCGAGGAACTTATCTTGAGGGCCGCCCTCGACCGGCCGGTGACGTTGTTCGAGCGCCAGCCCGCCGCCGCCGCGGTGATGATGATCCCGATCCCGCGCGGGGGCGTGCTCGAGGAGGTGCGCGGGCTCGACGAGGCGCGCGCGGTCGCGGCCATCGAAGACCTCACCATCTCGCTCCACAAGGGACAGGAGGTCGTGCCGCTGCCCGAGGGGTCACGCTATCTCGGCTTCATCTTCTCGCGCGCGGCCACGCCGGGGCAGGCGGAGGCGGCCCTGCGCGAGGCCCACCGCCACCTGCAGTTCGTGATCCGCTGA